The DNA region GAAGAATCTGAGAGTCCAATCCCATTCCAAGCGATGTGCTAACATCCTTGGCCACTGTCTCCCATGGAGTTCCTGCAATCAAATTTGATAAAAGCTCACCTCCACGATTTACTGCATCGGACATTACAGGAGGAACATCAGGAAGAGCCTGTagaataataaagaaaagagTAAGAAAATGATAAGTAACCCCAGTTATGAACGCCAAAAAGACcaataaaataaagagaagTCATAAATTGTCATGGAAGTCGAGAACGATTAACATGTAAAATACTTCAACAAAACTCACCTGCTGCAGAGGTGTGCCATGATCACCAGGCAGAGCACGAATGGACAAATCCAGCATTGAGCTTATACCAGAGTCTACACTCAGCACTTGAGCCAGTATTGAAGTTTCATCAATTATATCGTCTTTGAACTTTATCAGAAGATTTCTGTTTACACCATAGTATGCTTTTATCTGAAACACTCGATAATATTAATTATCTCACATATGAAAGCAGAACATAATGAAGACGGATAATTCACATACAAGGCGTCGAGTTTCTTCAGGTTTTGGATTGAAGTTCTCCCTTCCTTTAGCCAAGTCCATATACAAGGGAGGAAGTTGCTCAAATAGGGGAAGAACCTGCTTCATGATAGGAGGGCTAAGGTTCTCCAATTGCTTTAGAGTTGTCTCTGCCTATTACACAGCACCTACTATTTAGTAGTGGATCTTAAAAGCatttaaaaacaacaactagcggatataaaatttaaaataagagGGGACACAAAAAACTACGATTGGTTTTGGGAAATTATTGCTCATTATTTTCTAAGAAAAAAGGTAATCTATTGCAATTGGGTCTTCTGTAACCTGATACTcatatttaaggggtaaaattAATGGACTGAAGGAAGTAGTAACATCTTAAGAATATGGgaaatcaatattcaataattcCATTATATGAACTTATGCTATAAATACTCTTAGGTATTACTTACTCCAAGCCTGATCGTCTCAGATGATGCTATCTGTGATAAAAGTGGCCCCATGCTTTGAGTCATCGGAAGGAAAACAGGTGAAAACAGTGGAATAGCATCAGTTGGATCCTGTCAGTACATAAGCTGATCTCATTAATACAAAGCAGAGGACAAATGGAATTGAGTATCGTTCAAAGTCCAACTCTAAACAGTACTTGGCAAAGTAAATGATGACCAACAATGTAACAAAATGGATGAAAATAGGATACACCCTCAAAACATACGAAAATAGATAAATAGATTTAGTCCACAGTAAATTACTAATACAATACAAAAACAGAGATCTGGCCAGCTGTTTTTCTTCGAGAAAGTAGGTCAGCAAAAACCAGGAAACTAGACCAAAATCAACCACAGAAGGAAAGCGAGCAGTAGCCACCAATTACAACTATACATCTGGTTCATTGAATAGGCTCCAAAATGCCAAGATTATAATTAATTCTTGATGAGTTCAAAGGCATACTCATTACTCTTGTGAGTCCTTGGCATGTCAAAACTTGCATCTTGAAGTTTGAAATTTTCAAGTACATCCATAATGTAAATTTCATGAGAATCCAAGCAAGAGACCTGAAGGTTTTGTTTAAAGAACTTAACATTAAAATAAGAAGTCCAAAAGACAACTGTCAGGGTTGAGGGTACGACACAATGGTAAATCAAAAGAGACAAGCCTCTTTATGAATAACATCATGATTGAGAAATCAACGATCAGCTAAAATTTTGCATCACTCAAGTCTTCATGCCAGATAGCTGTGGATAATGTTGCGTATCTAAAAAACTTTTTCACTTTGTTACCAAGTTAGGCCTGATGAAAAGTTGAGGAGATTCAggtaaaaagaataaaatccTACTTTAGTCTTAATCAGCTATGAAACTGAATATTAGCATCACTCCATCATCACCTTTATGTTTAAAGGAACTCCAACCTATTTGCAGCCAAGAAAACTTGATTTTTACCCTTAGACCACCTCATAAAGACTGCTTCCACGTATTCATGGTTTTGAAACAAAGGCCATTTGGATAttataaaaatcatacaaaTATATTGTTCGTACATACTGATAGAACTAGAAGATCCGATATGCAGTTTTAATCAATAACAATACATCAATACCAAAGCCTTGATCCCATCCACATCGGGTCAGCTGCAAAATCTATCTCTTAAAGTTTACATACATACTGTTGCACCTTCTGCTTCTATCTAGCACTAGCTGCACCTGTAAACACATTTTCTTCATATCTTTATCATCCCCTTCATCTAAGTTATCTTTGCCTCCCTCAACCTCTTAACAAATGTACATGGCATTTTAATAGCTCTCCCTCAATCACAAGATCAGAGTTCTTTGTTTTGCTGCTAATTAAGTTTGGGAAAATTCAAAAGATTATAGACTATTTGACTGTTAAAAACTGTTCAAAGAACAAGAGCTGCATACTTGTGAATATATGACTGTACAAATTTTATGCCAGATCTGCTTTCAAAAAAGAAATGTGTCAGGTCTGCTTGGCATACAAAATTTAAGAACATGAGCAATGGTTTGATTTTCAGGTATAATAGCCCCACTAGATATTAATCCTAATACACAAGGAATCTCCAGAAATCATTGGAGGGAGATTTGTCCTCTAAGAATTAAGAGAAGGCAACTGGTGCATGAGGTGGCTATGAGCTTTTCTTAGTTAATAGCTTGCAAATCATCTTCTTTCACACAAGAAATTCATGAAGACTTCCTCggttattattgttgatgatcaGACTTTAGAAATACAGAACGCCACATACAGCTACATAACACTTCAAGATGTGCATGGTACATTAGTCGTTTGCAAATATAGGCAATGcatatttcttaagaacatATTGATGCTACATGGCATCCTATACACCAATCAAATTTGTTGATTCGTAGTAGTTGAAGGGGAATTTTGAGAGTTCATAAAGTTTTTGTTTAAAAACAATTGTTGATTGATAATTAAATATGTGAATCAATGAGGAACCAATACTAAGCATCTCACACGATCAAGACCTAAGCTTCAAGGAAACACAGCTAAGAACATTGAAACCAAGAGGATATTTGGTTCAATCAATTCAAGGGCTCCTTCAAAGAATGATCGAGCTCCAAACAAAAAATTCTCCCTCAAATCCCTTTATCCCATTGAATTGGTTACAATTCTCCTCAAAAGCTCTCAGATAGGaaataaaatgtagctaactcAATGATGTAGGAGTAATGAATAACGAAGAAGCAAGAAATGAAAAATGGATGGAAATAAGAAAAgacttttgaaaagaaaaaacaaagtaTTTGAGATAATACATTCTCTAAGCTTAAACGCTCATTTGTGCATTCATCAAAGCATTTTAAGAAAAGGTCTTCAAAGCGTTATTTGTGGTGAAGAAAACAACCTAGAACTTAGTTGTTggctagaattaaaaataagggcaaaataatatatagaataataatttataatggtTCATGTCGCCGAAGCAAACAGTTGGTATTAAACCTTTGGCATTTTTGTTGCCAAGAGACTCTAGCACCTAGGATGCAAATTAGATGCCTTAGATTACAAGACAAGAAAACCTTGTTCACATATATGCTCAATCAAGTAAGTTGGAGCTTTCAAATGAGTGAGTGAGACATGTGCTTGACCAAGCTAGCAAGAAAATCTTAGATGACCTTACTATGTGAGACTGTGGCCTGATGAGTACTTGTGTAAGCACAACTCAACTTTGTACAgttcaacttaaaataattaaagttggtTTTGGAACCTACCTATCACCTTATTGAATGAAATTCATTAACCATCTATGGCACATAAGCTAAATTACAACCAACCTACAGTCGTTTTGGAACCAACCTATCACCTTATTGAATGACCATCCAAACTtcaaaataata from Amaranthus tricolor cultivar Red isolate AtriRed21 chromosome 3, ASM2621246v1, whole genome shotgun sequence includes:
- the LOC130808901 gene encoding uncharacterized protein LOC130808901 isoform X2, with the translated sequence MRILALQCEQYVQSQSIVDKWYRDKMGAWVLEPRHSKPWSVVHFIGGIFVGAAPQLAYRLFLESLCEKGVLVIATPYASGFDHFSIADEVQFKFDRSFRRLQETAEGLPTFGIGHSLGSVLHLLIGSRYAVQRKGNILMAFNNKDPTDAIPLFSPVFLPMTQSMGPLLSQIASSETIRLGAETTLKQLENLSPPIMKQVLPLFEQLPPLYMDLAKGRENFNPKPEETRRLIKAYYGVNRNLLIKFKDDIIDETSILAQVLSVDSGISSMLDLSIRALPGDHGTPLQQALPDVPPVMSDAVNRGGELLSNLIAGTPWETVAKDVSTSLGMGLDSQILRSESSKELEHLVDVISSWMSSSIGSKLLR
- the LOC130808901 gene encoding uncharacterized protein LOC130808901 isoform X6 → MLGLGLAIGVKLRVPGCWNHDTQNHGLLYILLVVYLWEQLHSLLTVCFLKAFVKNEVQFKFDRSFRRLQETAEGLPTFGIGHSLGSVLHLLIGSRYAVQRKGNILMAFNNKDPTDAIPLFSPVFLPMTQSMGPLLSQIASSETIRLGAETTLKQLENLSPPIMKQVLPLFEQLPPLYMDLAKGRENFNPKPEETRRLIKAYYGVNRNLLIKFKDDIIDETSILAQVLSVDSGISSMLDLSIRALPGDHGTPLQQALPDVPPVMSDAVNRGGELLSNLIAGTPWETVAKDVSTSLGMGLDSQILRSESSKELEHLVDVISSWMSSSIGSKLLR
- the LOC130808901 gene encoding uncharacterized protein LOC130808901 isoform X5 — encoded protein: MTYIQNHLWEIVTNWVPGCWNHDTQNHGLLYILLVVYLWEQLHSLLTVCFLKAFVKNEVQFKFDRSFRRLQETAEGLPTFGIGHSLGSVLHLLIGSRYAVQRKGNILMAFNNKDPTDAIPLFSPVFLPMTQSMGPLLSQIASSETIRLGAETTLKQLENLSPPIMKQVLPLFEQLPPLYMDLAKGRENFNPKPEETRRLIKAYYGVNRNLLIKFKDDIIDETSILAQVLSVDSGISSMLDLSIRALPGDHGTPLQQALPDVPPVMSDAVNRGGELLSNLIAGTPWETVAKDVSTSLGMGLDSQILRSESSKELEHLVDVISSWMSSSIGSKLLR
- the LOC130808901 gene encoding uncharacterized protein LOC130808901 isoform X4 gives rise to the protein MGNSYKLGAWVLEPRHSKPWSVVHFIGGIFVGAAPQLAYRLFLESLCEKGVLVIATPYASGFDHFSIADEVQFKFDRSFRRLQETAEGLPTFGIGHSLGSVLHLLIGSRYAVQRKGNILMAFNNKDPTDAIPLFSPVFLPMTQSMGPLLSQIASSETIRLGAETTLKQLENLSPPIMKQVLPLFEQLPPLYMDLAKGRENFNPKPEETRRLIKAYYGVNRNLLIKFKDDIIDETSILAQVLSVDSGISSMLDLSIRALPGDHGTPLQQALPDVPPVMSDAVNRGGELLSNLIAGTPWETVAKDVSTSLGMGLDSQILRSESSKELEHLVDVISSWMSSSIGSKLLR
- the LOC130808901 gene encoding uncharacterized protein LOC130808901 isoform X7, whose translation is MRVPGCWNHDTQNHGLLYILLVVYLWEQLHSLLTVCFLKAFVKNEVQFKFDRSFRRLQETAEGLPTFGIGHSLGSVLHLLIGSRYAVQRKGNILMAFNNKDPTDAIPLFSPVFLPMTQSMGPLLSQIASSETIRLGAETTLKQLENLSPPIMKQVLPLFEQLPPLYMDLAKGRENFNPKPEETRRLIKAYYGVNRNLLIKFKDDIIDETSILAQVLSVDSGISSMLDLSIRALPGDHGTPLQQALPDVPPVMSDAVNRGGELLSNLIAGTPWETVAKDVSTSLGMGLDSQILRSESSKELEHLVDVISSWMSSSIGSKLLR
- the LOC130808901 gene encoding uncharacterized protein LOC130808901 isoform X3; translated protein: MGNSYKLVSLSVDEGAWVLEPRHSKPWSVVHFIGGIFVGAAPQLAYRLFLESLCEKGVLVIATPYASGFDHFSIADEVQFKFDRSFRRLQETAEGLPTFGIGHSLGSVLHLLIGSRYAVQRKGNILMAFNNKDPTDAIPLFSPVFLPMTQSMGPLLSQIASSETIRLGAETTLKQLENLSPPIMKQVLPLFEQLPPLYMDLAKGRENFNPKPEETRRLIKAYYGVNRNLLIKFKDDIIDETSILAQVLSVDSGISSMLDLSIRALPGDHGTPLQQALPDVPPVMSDAVNRGGELLSNLIAGTPWETVAKDVSTSLGMGLDSQILRSESSKELEHLVDVISSWMSSSIGSKLLR